The sequence below is a genomic window from Rhodothermales bacterium.
GGGCTGGGCGTTCAGCGCCTGGATCAGATACGGCGAGCCGAAGGCGACGAGCACGACGGGCACCCGTCGAGCGATCAGCGCATTGAGGAAACGCTGGTAGGCGGGGAAAAGCTGGATCCGGTTGCTGCCGGAGCGGACCGGAAGAAACGCCGGCACCAGCACCACGTCGGCCAGACTCGCCACGTACAGGGCTTCGTTCAGCTCGGCCTCGGAGGCGCGGCGATCGAGTGCCCGCTCGAAGATCCGGCTGCCGACGGCGAGCTGCTTGAGCTGCTTGCGAAACGGCTCGCCGGGGTCGGGTTCGTCGGTGTCGTTGAGCGAGATCGTCGCGATCGTCGCCGGCGGCCGCGCGAACGGCACGAACTGGTTTTGATTCCGGATCAGCGTGAGTGAGGCGCGGGCGATGGTTTCGGCGAGCGTGGTGTGCTCTTGCGAGGCGACGACGCGGCGGGCCTCCACCGGATCGGCCATGCGCTCGCGGTGCAATCCGAGCCATTCCTTCGATTGGAGGATGCGGAGTACCGACTGGTCGATCCGCTCTTCCGTGAGCCGGCCTTCCTCGACCGCCTTGATGATCGCGGCCCGGGCCGCGTATTCGTCCTGCGAGAGCACGAGGATGTCGATGCCGGCCTCGATGGCGCGGACGGCGGCCTCGCCGGTCCCGAAATGCTTCGTGATGCTGGTCATCCGCATGGCGTCCGACACGATGAGGCCCTTGAACCCCATGTCTTCGCGCAGCAGCGAGGTGACGATGCCCGAAGCGAGGGTCGCCGGCACGCGCGGGTCGGGCTCGAGCTGCGGAAGCGCCAGGTGCCCCATCATGATGCTCATGATGCCGGCGTCGCGGACCCCGCGGAACGGAACCAGCTCCACGGAGTCGAGCCGGGCCCGGTCGAACGGGAGCACGGGGAGGTCGGAATGCGAATCGGTGGCGGTGTCGCCGTGGCCGGGAAAATGTTTGGCCGTCGCGATAACCTTGGCGTCCTGGATGCCGAACGTGAACGCCTTCACCATGTCCGACACCAGCTCCGGCCGCTCGCCGAAGGAACGGACGTTGATGACGGGGTTCGAAGCGTTGTTGTTGATGTCGGCGACGGGCGCGTACACCTGATCGATGCCCAGGGCGCGGGCCTCCCGGGCCGTCGCATAGCCTGCCGCGTAGGCGAGGTTGGGGTTACGCGTGGCGCCGAGCGCCATGGCGCTCGGGAAGTTGGTCGTCCGGGTCAGGCGCATGCCGGCGCCCGACTCCATATCCTGCGACATCAGGAGCGGCAGCGGCGCGTGGGATTGCAACTCGTTCGCCAGCAACAGCTGCGAAAGCGGATCCCCCTGAAAAAAGAGGATGCCGCCGACCTGAAAGCGTTCCACCAGATCGACGAGCCGCTTGTAGGCCGGGTCGTCGGCGCTCGTGTACACGCCGTAGGCGTACGAGGCGAACAGCTGCGAGACCTTCTGCTCGAGGGTGAGGCGGTTGAGCGTTGAGCGGGCCCACGCGCCCGTGCCCTCGAGGTACTCCTCGTAATGGTCCTTGTCGGACGGAGCGCCGCCGGTCCCCG
It includes:
- a CDS encoding glycoside hydrolase family 3 N-terminal domain-containing protein, encoding MIVTCVVAVPAWMALQFNGTGTGGAPSDKDHYEEYLEGTGAWARSTLNRLTLEQKVSQLFASYAYGVYTSADDPAYKRLVDLVERFQVGGILFFQGDPLSQLLLANELQSHAPLPLLMSQDMESGAGMRLTRTTNFPSAMALGATRNPNLAYAAGYATAREARALGIDQVYAPVADINNNASNPVINVRSFGERPELVSDMVKAFTFGIQDAKVIATAKHFPGHGDTATDSHSDLPVLPFDRARLDSVELVPFRGVRDAGIMSIMMGHLALPQLEPDPRVPATLASGIVTSLLREDMGFKGLIVSDAMRMTSITKHFGTGEAAVRAIEAGIDILVLSQDEYAARAAIIKAVEEGRLTEERIDQSVLRILQSKEWLGLHRERMADPVEARRVVASQEHTTLAETIARASLTLIRNQNQFVPFARPPATIATISLNDTDEPDPGEPFRKQLKQLAVGSRIFERALDRRASEAELNEALYVASLADVVLVPAFLPVRSGSNRIQLFPAYQRFLNALIARRVPVVLVAFGSPYLIQALNAQPQVYVAAYSHSEASQKTTLQALFGQSAFTGKLPITIPGLYPYGYGLETRQIAPRTAFPEEVGMSGPTIASVDSLIRAAIADHAFPGAAVAIGRDQELVKLEGYGYFTYDSDQPVTPASLFDLASVTKVIVTTTAAMKLYEQGKLDLDAPVTRYLPQFGNNGKSGITIRHLLTHTSGLIPFRPFHEMGILTRAGVIDDIMHETPVYPIGSEMRYSDFNMITLALVIERITGEEFGAYVQRTVLLPLGMTHTGFRPSGVGRDLTIVPTEIDNTFRKRLVQGEVHDETAYILGGTAGHAGLFSSAEDLSRFAFMMMNEGEVNGAPFLKPETIRLFTTAVDPEHHSRALGWDTRSPTGYSSAGTLFGPRSFGHTGFTGTSIWIDPDARLFVILLANRVYPTRENTKHARVRADLADIAYRAMTGPPQPIIPTITHE